One window from the genome of Streptomyces sp. WZ-12 encodes:
- a CDS encoding magnesium transporter MgtE N-terminal domain-containing protein — translation MAVSPLSSGPPAEQRPAPLRLSALVRRPVADRRGRTLGRLADVIVRLRGTDYPEVTGLVVRVGRRELFVPVEQLTSFDGGGQVRLESAKLDLRPFRRREGEVLLRADVLGHRLIDVAKARLVRASDVELARRNGRWLLSGLDTRRPRGPLRRLAGHRRENRCRDWKGFEPLIGHRGSVLARRPTTRMRGLRPAEIADLLEDASKDEEREILGRVHQDPELEADVFEELEEERATRLLGTRSDQEIAAVLGRMRADDAADALEDLPQPRRRRVLDLLPPAQRSKVKTLLGFNPDTAGGLMAMDFLALPAGTRIAAAVTALHHSRHLQPEALTSAYATDDEGRLVAAVRLVELLQADPQATLGEVSEPDPVRVRPDTDLVDVALLMADYNLTTLPVVDESEVLLGLITVDDVLEAMLPEDWRRREPAPAPAVHRTAIAPQQRERP, via the coding sequence ATGGCCGTCAGCCCCCTTTCCTCCGGGCCGCCCGCCGAGCAACGGCCGGCGCCGCTGCGTCTCTCCGCGCTGGTTCGGCGCCCCGTCGCCGACCGCCGGGGGCGGACGCTCGGGCGGCTGGCCGATGTCATCGTGCGGCTGCGCGGCACGGACTACCCGGAGGTGACCGGGCTGGTGGTCCGGGTCGGCCGCCGCGAGCTGTTCGTCCCCGTCGAGCAGTTGACGTCGTTCGACGGGGGCGGCCAGGTCCGGCTGGAGAGCGCCAAGTTGGACCTGCGGCCGTTCCGCCGCCGCGAGGGGGAGGTGTTGTTGCGCGCCGATGTGCTCGGCCACCGGCTGATCGACGTGGCCAAGGCCCGGCTGGTGCGCGCCTCCGACGTCGAACTGGCCCGCCGCAACGGCCGCTGGCTGCTCTCCGGGCTCGACACCCGCCGCCCCCGCGGCCCGTTGCGGCGCCTGGCCGGCCACCGCCGCGAGAACCGCTGCCGGGACTGGAAGGGCTTCGAGCCGCTGATCGGACACCGCGGCAGCGTCCTTGCCCGCCGCCCGACGACGCGGATGCGCGGCCTGCGTCCCGCGGAGATCGCCGATCTGCTCGAAGACGCCTCCAAGGACGAGGAGCGCGAGATCCTCGGCCGCGTCCACCAGGACCCGGAGCTGGAGGCGGACGTCTTCGAGGAGTTGGAGGAGGAGCGGGCCACCCGGCTCCTCGGCACCCGCAGCGACCAGGAGATCGCCGCGGTGCTCGGCCGGATGCGGGCCGACGACGCCGCCGATGCGCTGGAGGACCTGCCGCAGCCCCGCCGGCGCCGCGTGTTGGACCTGCTGCCGCCGGCCCAGCGCAGCAAGGTCAAGACCCTGCTCGGCTTCAACCCCGACACCGCGGGCGGGCTGATGGCGATGGACTTCCTGGCGCTGCCCGCCGGGACCCGCATCGCCGCGGCCGTCACCGCGCTGCACCACTCCCGCCACCTCCAACCCGAGGCCCTGACCAGTGCCTACGCGACGGACGACGAGGGACGGCTGGTCGCCGCGGTGCGCCTGGTGGAGCTGCTCCAGGCCGATCCGCAGGCGACGTTGGGCGAGGTGAGCGAGCCGGACCCGGTCCGGGTGCGGCCCGACACCGACCTGGTGGACGTCGCGCTGCTGATGGCCGACTACAACCTGACCACCCTGCCCGTCGTGGACGAGAGCGAGGTCCTGCTGGGCCTGATCACCGTCGACGACGTGCTGGAAGCGATGCTGCCGGAGGACTGGCGGCGTCGGGAGCCGGCGCCGGCACCGGCCGTGCACCGCACCGCGATCGCGCCCCAGCAGCGGGAACGGCCGTGA
- a CDS encoding ABC transporter permease, whose amino-acid sequence MSRASLPARVAGRLARMPWMDVAVAAAVLVGMYLLLRAGGTGTPVSFDPSHVVAVDTDPAKLPYYAARSLLRMFAALAAAVTFAVGYAYAAARSRRLERVLIPALDILQSIPVLGFLTVAVAGFVSLFPGSTLGLECASVFAIFTSQAWNMAFGFYHALITLPRELDEVSRSLRFTRWMRFWRIELPAGAIGLVWNGMMSFGGGWFFLVASEGISVAGHSYPLPGVGSFAGTAIADGDLGKVGWAVATMAVMVTAVNLVFWRPLTAWAERFKNEQSEATDVHRSLVLNLLRRSPWPRRWGRLLRPLGELLGRAGRILGTDDPPLAGRRAQRRTGDLVFAVAAGGLIVWGLADLLGYLHHRTGLGVFVEPLLLGLATLARVVLLVAVATVVWVPIGVKIGFSPRLARIAQPLVQLLASFPANFLFPLATWFFLRTGLSLNVGGVLLMALGAQWYILFNTIAGAAAIPADLREAMDDLGVRGWQRWRRLIIPGIFPSYVTGALTASGGAWNASIVSEVVTFGGTSLSATGLGAYVFRATAEGNYPHLLAGVAVMAAYVVALNRLLWRRLYRLAEARYAL is encoded by the coding sequence GTGTCCCGCGCCTCGTTGCCCGCCCGGGTGGCCGGGCGGCTGGCCCGCATGCCGTGGATGGACGTGGCGGTGGCCGCGGCGGTGCTGGTGGGGATGTATCTGTTGCTGCGGGCCGGCGGCACGGGGACGCCGGTGTCGTTCGACCCGTCCCATGTCGTCGCGGTGGACACCGATCCCGCGAAGCTGCCGTACTACGCGGCGCGGAGCCTGCTGCGGATGTTCGCCGCGCTGGCGGCCGCGGTCACCTTCGCCGTGGGGTACGCCTATGCCGCGGCGCGCAGCCGGCGGCTGGAGCGGGTGTTGATCCCGGCGTTGGACATCCTCCAGTCCATACCGGTGCTCGGCTTCCTGACGGTGGCGGTGGCCGGATTCGTCTCGCTCTTCCCCGGCTCGACCCTCGGCCTGGAGTGCGCCTCGGTCTTCGCGATCTTCACGTCGCAGGCGTGGAACATGGCCTTCGGCTTCTACCACGCACTGATCACGCTGCCGCGCGAGTTGGACGAGGTCTCCCGCTCGCTCCGCTTCACCCGCTGGATGCGGTTCTGGCGGATCGAGCTGCCGGCCGGCGCGATCGGCCTGGTGTGGAACGGCATGATGAGCTTCGGTGGCGGCTGGTTCTTCCTGGTCGCCTCCGAGGGCATCAGCGTCGCCGGCCACAGCTACCCGCTGCCCGGCGTGGGCTCGTTCGCCGGCACCGCCATCGCCGACGGGGACCTGGGCAAGGTCGGCTGGGCGGTGGCCACCATGGCGGTCATGGTGACGGCGGTGAACCTCGTCTTCTGGCGCCCGCTGACCGCCTGGGCGGAGCGGTTCAAGAACGAGCAGTCCGAGGCCACCGACGTGCACCGCTCGCTGGTGCTGAACCTGCTGCGCCGCTCGCCCTGGCCGCGCCGGTGGGGCCGACTGCTGCGCCCGTTGGGCGAGTTGCTGGGCCGGGCGGGGCGCATCCTGGGCACCGACGATCCGCCGCTGGCGGGCCGCCGGGCCCAACGGCGCACCGGCGACCTGGTCTTCGCGGTGGCGGCCGGTGGGCTGATCGTCTGGGGGCTGGCCGATCTGCTGGGCTACCTCCACCACCGCACCGGCCTCGGCGTCTTCGTCGAGCCGCTGCTGCTGGGGCTGGCCACGCTGGCCCGCGTGGTGCTGCTGGTCGCGGTGGCCACGGTGGTGTGGGTACCGATCGGCGTGAAGATCGGCTTCTCGCCGCGACTGGCCCGGATCGCCCAACCGCTGGTCCAACTGCTGGCCAGCTTCCCCGCCAACTTCCTCTTCCCGCTGGCGACCTGGTTCTTCCTGCGGACCGGGCTGTCCCTGAACGTCGGCGGGGTGCTGCTGATGGCGCTGGGCGCCCAGTGGTACATCCTCTTCAACACCATCGCGGGCGCCGCCGCCATCCCCGCCGACCTCCGCGAGGCCATGGACGACCTCGGCGTCCGCGGCTGGCAGCGCTGGCGCCGCCTGATCATCCCGGGCATCTTCCCCTCGTACGTCACCGGCGCGCTCACCGCCTCCGGCGGCGCCTGGAACGCCTCGATCGTCTCCGAGGTCGTCACCTTCGGCGGCACCTCGCTCTCCGCCACCGGCCTGGGCGCCTACGTCTTCCGGGCCACCGCCGAGGGCAACTACCCGCATCTGCTCGCCGGCGTCGCGGTGATGGCCGCCTATGTCGTCGCCCTCAACCGGCTGCTGTGGCGCAGGCTCTACCGCCTCGCCGAGGCCCGCTACGCGCTCTGA
- a CDS encoding ABC transporter ATP-binding protein has translation MDPSALRDAPVRPTDDEVLLAARALTKSYAGAGGELPVLAGIDLEIRTGEIVALLGRSGSGKSTLLRCLAGLIPPSSGSVVYRGEPLAGANPGSAMVFQTFALLPWLTVQQNVELGLEARGLRRAERTAAALQAIDLIGLDGFASAYPKELSGGMRQRVGFARALVVEPDVLMMDEPFSALDVLTAENLRGELLELWESGQFPTRAVVLVTHNIEEAVLMADRVVVLDTRPGTLKAAFDIPLARPRDRGAPEFDALVDRLYRVMTGRDKEPGPARLGRPETCDPGRRTPANTPLPQASVDGMAGLAEILARRGDRCDLADLADELGLEVDDLLPMVDALDLLGFAVVHGGELQLTGEGSGFAGADVQDSKKIFARAVLDSAPLVRLIVTSLQRRDGTLRAGFFRDLLAHHFTGEQIARQLETATDWGRYAALFGYDAGPEQYTLDEGGTGLDVRRPGAYPPTG, from the coding sequence GTGGACCCCAGCGCCCTCCGGGACGCACCCGTCCGCCCGACCGACGACGAGGTCCTCCTCGCCGCCCGCGCCCTCACCAAGTCCTACGCCGGTGCCGGCGGCGAACTCCCCGTCCTGGCCGGCATCGACCTGGAGATCCGCACCGGCGAGATCGTCGCGCTGCTCGGCCGCTCCGGCTCCGGCAAGTCGACCCTGCTGCGCTGCCTGGCCGGCCTGATCCCACCCAGCTCCGGCAGCGTGGTCTACCGGGGCGAACCGCTGGCCGGCGCCAACCCGGGCAGCGCCATGGTCTTCCAGACGTTCGCCCTGCTGCCGTGGCTGACGGTGCAACAGAACGTCGAACTCGGCCTGGAGGCAAGGGGGTTGCGGCGCGCCGAACGGACCGCAGCGGCCCTCCAGGCGATCGACCTGATCGGGCTGGACGGCTTCGCGTCCGCCTACCCCAAGGAGCTGTCCGGCGGGATGCGGCAGCGCGTCGGCTTCGCCCGTGCGCTGGTCGTCGAGCCCGATGTGCTGATGATGGACGAGCCGTTCTCCGCCCTCGACGTGCTCACCGCCGAGAACCTCCGCGGCGAGCTGCTGGAGCTGTGGGAGTCGGGCCAGTTCCCCACCCGCGCCGTCGTCCTGGTCACCCACAACATCGAGGAGGCGGTGTTGATGGCCGACCGCGTGGTCGTCCTCGACACCCGGCCCGGCACCCTCAAGGCCGCCTTCGACATACCGCTGGCGCGCCCCCGCGACCGCGGCGCCCCCGAGTTCGACGCCCTGGTCGACCGGCTGTACCGGGTGATGACCGGCCGCGACAAGGAACCGGGGCCCGCCCGGCTCGGCCGCCCCGAGACGTGCGACCCCGGGCGCCGCACCCCGGCCAACACCCCGCTGCCGCAAGCCAGCGTCGACGGAATGGCCGGCCTCGCCGAGATCCTGGCCCGGCGCGGCGACCGCTGCGATCTGGCCGACCTCGCCGACGAACTCGGGCTGGAGGTCGACGACTTGCTGCCCATGGTCGACGCCCTGGACCTCCTCGGCTTCGCCGTCGTCCACGGCGGGGAGCTCCAACTCACCGGCGAGGGCAGCGGGTTCGCCGGCGCGGACGTCCAGGACTCCAAGAAGATCTTCGCCCGCGCGGTGCTCGACTCGGCGCCCCTGGTCCGCCTGATCGTCACCAGTCTCCAGCGCCGGGACGGCACCCTGCGCGCCGGGTTCTTCCGCGACCTGCTCGCCCACCACTTCACCGGCGAGCAGATCGCCCGACAGTTGGAGACCGCCACCGACTGGGGCCGCTACGCCGCGCTGTTCGGCTACGACGCCGGCCCGGAGCAGTACACCCTCGACGAGGGCGGCACCGGCCTCGACGTCCGACGGCCCGGCGCGTACCCGCCCACCGGCTGA
- a CDS encoding ArsR/SmtB family transcription factor, which translates to MDAQAPPDADPRFEQAVAVLKAVADTTRFQVLWALTQREHAVGQLAELVGAHVAAVSQHLARLRAAGLVVSRREGTRIFYRVAGDHVRTLLEGAVVASQAPPAGATDQAPATAAAAAGEAAVARGAARGRLRARPAPGA; encoded by the coding sequence ATGGATGCGCAAGCCCCACCCGATGCCGACCCGAGATTCGAGCAGGCCGTTGCCGTGTTGAAGGCAGTGGCCGACACCACGCGTTTCCAGGTGCTCTGGGCGCTGACGCAACGCGAGCACGCCGTGGGGCAGTTGGCCGAGCTGGTCGGCGCGCACGTCGCGGCGGTGTCGCAGCATCTGGCGCGGCTGCGGGCGGCGGGACTGGTGGTGTCGCGCCGGGAGGGCACCAGGATCTTCTACCGCGTCGCGGGCGACCATGTGCGCACGCTGCTGGAGGGCGCCGTGGTGGCGTCCCAGGCACCGCCGGCTGGCGCGACGGACCAGGCTCCGGCGACGGCTGCCGCGGCGGCCGGCGAGGCGGCGGTGGCGCGCGGCGCGGCGCGCGGCCGGCTCCGCGCGCGGCCGGCGCCGGGAGCCTGA
- a CDS encoding winged helix-turn-helix domain-containing protein, whose protein sequence is MCLRYARLHHAHGNCRFGIPDAGPPQAPDRGSVAAGAGPAPSGPRHRVAGLMVDTEQRTARAGGRDLVLTFMEFELLAHLVAHPRRVHSRRHLLTTLWGHTAVSGTRTVDVHVARLRRKLGPGYQAIIRTVRQVGYALDPTAVPATRSDVLGPGGAA, encoded by the coding sequence ATGTGCCTGCGTTACGCACGCCTCCACCATGCCCACGGGAACTGCAGGTTCGGGATACCGGACGCCGGACCCCCGCAGGCCCCGGACCGCGGGTCCGTCGCCGCCGGCGCGGGCCCCGCCCCCAGCGGGCCGCGCCACCGGGTGGCCGGCCTGATGGTGGACACCGAACAGCGCACCGCCCGCGCGGGCGGGCGCGATCTCGTCCTGACCTTCATGGAGTTCGAGCTGCTGGCCCATCTCGTCGCGCACCCCCGGCGGGTGCACTCCCGGCGTCACCTGCTGACGACGCTGTGGGGGCACACGGCGGTCAGCGGCACCCGCACCGTCGACGTCCACGTGGCCCGGTTGCGGCGCAAGCTGGGGCCCGGCTACCAGGCGATCATCAGGACCGTGCGGCAGGTCGGCTACGCCCTCGACCCGACGGCGGTCCCCGCCACCCGCAGTGACGTGCTCGGCCCGGGCGGCGCGGCATGA
- a CDS encoding NRAMP family divalent metal transporter, whose translation MTELSTTAPPTPTPSSAVLDDAHTGDIRGALGTIRQGDTAPRRGLSAKLKTLLAIVGPGLIVMVGDNDAGAFGTYTQAGQNYGTSLLWTLLLLVPVLYVNQEMVLRLGAVTGVGHARLILERFGKFWGAFSVIDLFLLNALTLVTEFIGITLAVGYLGLPKVPSVLVAAAIVVMAASTGSFRRFERTAIALCAGSLLLVPIYFIVHPPAAQMAHDFVVPGLPHHSQLSDVMLLIIAIVGTTVAPWQLFFQQSYVIDKRITPRFMRYEKADLWIGIAVVVVGAAAMMGFCAAAFAGHGEFGNFTDAEDVAAGLTKYAGRTAGVLFAIALLDASIIGASAVSLSTAYAIGDVLGLKHSLHRGVRSAKGFYAVFAGLILAAAVIVVIPGSPLGLLTEGVQTLAGVLLPSASVFLLLLCNDKAVLGPWVNGRAMNVFTSFVVAVLVALSIILTAAVLFPHISSDAILDIMGVCGVAGILALGYAEARRRRKGWALAARVDRTGKEEWRMPPLDHLPTPIISTGRKVGLTALRAYLLAAMVLVAVRIVQLALGH comes from the coding sequence ATGACCGAACTGTCCACCACCGCACCGCCCACCCCGACGCCGTCCTCCGCGGTCCTCGACGACGCGCACACCGGCGACATCCGGGGCGCGCTCGGCACCATCCGGCAGGGCGACACCGCCCCGCGCCGGGGCCTGTCCGCCAAGCTCAAGACCCTGTTGGCGATCGTCGGCCCGGGCCTGATCGTGATGGTCGGCGACAACGACGCCGGCGCCTTCGGCACCTACACACAGGCCGGCCAGAACTACGGCACCAGCCTGCTGTGGACCCTGCTGCTGCTCGTCCCCGTGCTCTACGTCAACCAGGAGATGGTGCTCCGGCTCGGCGCCGTCACCGGGGTCGGGCACGCCCGGCTCATCCTGGAGCGGTTCGGGAAGTTCTGGGGCGCGTTCTCGGTCATCGACCTCTTCCTGCTCAACGCCCTCACCCTCGTCACCGAGTTCATCGGCATCACCCTCGCGGTCGGCTACCTCGGGCTGCCGAAGGTGCCGAGCGTGCTGGTGGCGGCGGCGATCGTGGTGATGGCCGCGTCGACCGGCTCGTTCCGCCGGTTCGAGCGCACCGCGATAGCCCTGTGCGCGGGGTCGCTGCTGCTGGTGCCGATCTACTTCATCGTGCACCCGCCGGCGGCGCAGATGGCGCACGACTTCGTCGTCCCGGGCCTGCCGCACCACTCCCAACTGTCGGACGTGATGCTGCTGATCATCGCCATCGTGGGGACCACCGTCGCCCCCTGGCAGCTCTTCTTCCAGCAGTCCTACGTCATCGACAAGCGCATCACCCCGCGCTTCATGCGCTACGAGAAGGCCGACCTGTGGATCGGCATCGCCGTCGTGGTCGTCGGCGCCGCCGCGATGATGGGGTTCTGCGCGGCCGCGTTCGCCGGGCACGGCGAGTTCGGCAACTTCACCGACGCCGAGGACGTGGCCGCCGGCCTGACGAAGTACGCCGGCCGGACCGCCGGCGTGCTGTTCGCCATCGCCCTGCTGGACGCCTCCATCATCGGCGCCTCGGCCGTCTCGCTCTCCACCGCCTACGCCATCGGCGACGTGCTGGGCCTGAAGCACTCGCTGCACCGCGGCGTGCGCAGCGCCAAGGGCTTCTACGCGGTCTTCGCCGGGCTCATCCTGGCCGCCGCGGTCATCGTGGTCATCCCCGGCTCCCCGCTCGGGCTGCTCACCGAGGGCGTGCAGACCCTCGCCGGGGTGCTGCTGCCCTCCGCCTCGGTCTTCCTGCTGCTGCTCTGCAACGACAAGGCCGTGCTCGGACCGTGGGTCAACGGGCGGGCGATGAACGTCTTCACGTCCTTCGTCGTCGCCGTCCTGGTCGCCCTCTCCATCATCCTGACCGCCGCCGTGCTGTTCCCGCACATCAGCTCGGACGCGATCCTCGACATCATGGGCGTCTGCGGCGTCGCCGGCATCCTCGCCCTCGGCTACGCCGAGGCTCGCCGGCGCCGCAAGGGCTGGGCACTGGCCGCGCGCGTGGACCGCACGGGCAAGGAGGAGTGGCGGATGCCGCCGCTCGACCACCTGCCCACGCCGATCATCTCCACCGGCCGCAAGGTGGGCCTCACCGCCCTGCGGGCCTATCTGCTGGCCGCGATGGTCCTGGTCGCCGTCCGCATCGTGCAACTCGCCCTGGGGCACTGA
- a CDS encoding SpoIIE family protein phosphatase, whose translation MAAGSGRYRRATVRSLTERRPQSVAGQVFLLQLVVGLLVVLGVLGALLLTSRHDAEQEARNRSVAVAETFAHSPGLPAALRSPDPTKTLQPLTEAARNRARVDFIVVMNTHGIRYTHPEPAEIGKRFVGDIKPSLAGKVAVESVNGPLGHEVQAVVPVTDAHGSVVGLVSAGMKVASVSRAIAAHLPAIFGISAAALVLATAATWVITTRLRRQTRGLGSVEMGRMYEHHEAVLHAVREGVVIVSGDGRLLLANDEARRLLALPEDAEGQEVARLPDLAPGLAELLSSGRAATDEIHQAGGRLLAVNQRPTDRYAAGTGTVATIRDSTELRLLSGRAEVAHERLRLLYEAGVSVGTTLDVARTAEELAEVAVPGFADFVTVDLAAPVLHGDEPAAGGAYQMLRTATHGIRADHPFRPSGTSITLVGGTPQARGMVGGHSEVVPDLSTTRDWHLQDPEQGDRIVAYGVHSLIATSLKARGNILGVASFWRSERPEPFDDEDRSLAEELVARAALSIDNARRYTREHALAVTLQRSLLPRTLPEQSAMEVAHRYLPAQSGVSGDWFDLIPLSGSRVALVVGDVVGHGLHAAATMGRLRTAVHTFSTLDLTPDELLGHVNDLVEQIDQEEADTGSGTGITGATCLYAIYDPVTRRCDMARAGHPPPALVHPDGTVEFPNLPACPPLGLGGVPFETAELRLPEGTQIVLYTDGLVEERSRDFDEGMELLRGALSHPGRSPEENCRAVLARLLPNRPRDDVALLIARTRVLGPDRVAAWEVPFDPAAVAEMRSHISDKLTEWDLAEAVFAMELVVSELITNAIRYGSPPVTARLLRDRSLVCEVADGSNTSPHLRYAAITDEGGRGLFLVAQLTERWGTRYTPQGKVIWAEQPLPPATETSDAADAADAADAADDEGAGAAPDRP comes from the coding sequence ATGGCCGCAGGGTCCGGCCGATATCGGCGCGCAACGGTACGGTCACTGACCGAACGACGCCCGCAGAGCGTCGCGGGGCAGGTCTTCCTGCTCCAACTCGTCGTCGGTCTCCTGGTGGTCCTGGGCGTACTGGGGGCGCTGCTGCTGACCTCCCGGCACGACGCCGAGCAGGAGGCGCGCAACCGCTCGGTGGCCGTCGCGGAGACCTTCGCGCACTCCCCCGGGCTGCCGGCCGCGCTCCGTTCCCCCGACCCGACGAAGACGCTGCAACCCCTCACCGAGGCCGCCCGGAACCGCGCGCGGGTCGACTTCATCGTCGTGATGAACACCCACGGCATCCGCTACACCCACCCCGAGCCCGCGGAGATCGGCAAGCGCTTCGTCGGCGACATCAAGCCCTCGCTGGCCGGCAAGGTGGCGGTGGAGAGCGTGAACGGCCCGCTCGGACACGAGGTGCAGGCCGTGGTCCCGGTCACCGACGCCCACGGCTCGGTGGTGGGCCTGGTGTCCGCGGGGATGAAGGTGGCGAGCGTCAGCCGCGCCATCGCCGCCCACCTCCCGGCGATCTTCGGCATCAGCGCCGCGGCGCTGGTGCTCGCCACCGCCGCCACCTGGGTGATCACCACCAGGCTGCGACGTCAGACCCGCGGGCTGGGGTCCGTCGAGATGGGCCGCATGTACGAGCACCACGAGGCGGTACTGCACGCCGTCCGGGAGGGCGTGGTCATCGTCAGCGGCGACGGGCGGCTGCTGCTGGCCAACGACGAGGCCAGACGGCTGCTGGCACTGCCCGAGGACGCCGAGGGACAGGAGGTGGCCCGGCTGCCGGACCTCGCCCCGGGGCTGGCCGAGCTGCTGTCCTCCGGCCGCGCGGCCACCGACGAGATCCACCAGGCCGGCGGCCGGCTCCTGGCGGTGAACCAGCGGCCCACCGACCGCTACGCCGCCGGCACGGGGACGGTCGCCACCATCCGCGACTCCACGGAGCTGCGGCTGCTCTCGGGCCGGGCCGAGGTCGCCCACGAACGGCTGCGGCTGCTGTACGAGGCCGGGGTGAGCGTCGGCACCACCCTGGACGTCGCGCGCACCGCCGAGGAGCTGGCGGAGGTCGCGGTGCCGGGCTTCGCCGACTTCGTGACCGTCGACCTGGCGGCACCCGTCCTGCACGGCGACGAGCCGGCCGCCGGCGGCGCCTACCAGATGCTGCGCACCGCGACGCACGGCATCCGCGCCGACCACCCCTTCCGCCCCTCCGGCACCTCGATCACGTTGGTGGGCGGCACTCCGCAGGCGCGCGGCATGGTCGGCGGACACTCCGAGGTCGTGCCCGATCTGTCGACGACCCGCGACTGGCATTTGCAGGACCCGGAGCAGGGCGACCGCATCGTGGCGTACGGCGTCCACTCGCTGATCGCCACGTCGCTCAAGGCCCGCGGCAACATCCTGGGCGTGGCCAGCTTCTGGCGCTCGGAACGGCCGGAGCCGTTCGACGACGAGGACCGGTCGCTGGCCGAGGAACTGGTCGCGAGGGCCGCGCTGAGCATCGACAACGCCCGGCGGTACACCCGGGAGCACGCGCTGGCGGTGACCCTGCAACGCAGTCTGCTGCCGCGCACCCTGCCCGAACAGAGCGCGATGGAGGTGGCGCACCGCTACCTGCCCGCCCAGTCGGGGGTGAGCGGTGACTGGTTCGATCTGATCCCGCTGTCCGGGAGCCGGGTGGCGCTGGTGGTCGGCGATGTCGTCGGCCACGGGTTGCACGCCGCGGCCACCATGGGCCGGCTGCGCACGGCGGTGCACACCTTCTCCACCCTCGACCTCACCCCCGACGAGCTGCTGGGCCACGTCAACGACCTCGTCGAGCAGATCGACCAGGAGGAGGCGGACACCGGCAGCGGCACCGGGATCACCGGCGCCACCTGCCTGTACGCGATCTACGATCCGGTCACCCGGCGCTGCGACATGGCCCGGGCCGGGCACCCGCCGCCGGCGCTCGTCCACCCAGACGGCACCGTGGAGTTCCCCAACCTGCCGGCCTGCCCGCCCCTGGGACTGGGCGGCGTGCCCTTCGAGACCGCGGAGCTGCGGCTGCCCGAGGGCACCCAGATCGTGCTCTACACCGACGGGCTGGTCGAGGAGCGCAGCCGGGACTTCGACGAGGGCATGGAGCTGCTGCGCGGGGCACTGTCCCATCCGGGCCGGTCCCCGGAGGAGAACTGCCGGGCGGTGCTGGCCCGTCTGCTCCCGAACCGCCCGCGGGACGACGTGGCGCTGCTGATCGCCCGCACCCGGGTGCTCGGCCCGGACCGGGTCGCCGCGTGGGAGGTGCCGTTCGACCCCGCGGCGGTCGCGGAGATGCGCTCCCACATCTCCGACAAGCTGACCGAGTGGGACCTCGCCGAGGCCGTCTTCGCCATGGAGTTGGTGGTCAGCGAACTGATCACCAACGCGATCCGCTACGGCTCGCCGCCGGTGACGGCGCGGCTGCTGCGGGACCGCAGCCTGGTCTGCGAGGTGGCCGACGGCAGCAACACCTCGCCGCACCTGCGGTACGCGGCGATCACCGACGAGGGCGGCCGCGGCCTGTTCCTGGTGGCCCAGCTCACCGAGCGCTGGGGCACCCGCTACACCCCCCAGGGCAAGGTCATCTGGGCCGAACAGCCGCTGCCGCCGGCGACCGAGACGTCCGACGCGGCTGACGCGGCTGACGCGGCTGACGCGGCCGACGACGAGGGTGCCGGTGCGGCACCGGACAGGCCCTGA